In the genome of Mycoplasma seminis, one region contains:
- a CDS encoding DUF3137 domain-containing protein, whose product MKHVANYLNYSDFKQKADIEVLPIIKEVVEPQFQTQLYKDYKKFHTLAASFSGTLALSVVITIIIVFASIDNLPFAAIVAFLIIDAILLLLNLIFWPLTLKKAKELNRNILSQLAKQPIYQKSIQALQPNWEFKNTSYVPDDIIHGYAESGRFSSVEYNTYRPSLIPSDSYIEEADRCKTVIIDGKYPAHFSNTHWIHIVTTTDSKGNTYQEKHHYYSTLLKIDARFLEDKHQTIFSLMALNGRGLKAIRLENNNFNKIFNLRMNDEIKARMMFTPLAMENLTLLHQNNFKFTNISVPGVYANNDVIYISFMSPAGFAKIDLPKAPRNKEKVTNFIYKDILQDIYSLYYLLQLVYIPNYLY is encoded by the coding sequence ATGAAGCATGTTGCTAATTATTTAAATTATTCAGATTTTAAACAAAAAGCAGATATTGAGGTTTTACCAATCATAAAAGAGGTGGTAGAGCCTCAATTTCAAACTCAGTTATACAAAGATTATAAAAAATTTCATACTCTAGCAGCAAGCTTTTCAGGTACATTAGCTCTTAGTGTTGTAATAACTATTATTATAGTTTTTGCAAGTATTGATAACTTACCTTTTGCAGCTATTGTTGCCTTTTTGATAATAGATGCAATTTTACTATTACTTAATTTAATTTTTTGACCACTGACATTAAAAAAAGCTAAAGAATTAAACCGTAATATTTTAAGTCAACTTGCTAAACAACCAATTTATCAAAAATCAATTCAAGCGTTACAACCTAATTGAGAATTTAAAAATACTTCTTATGTACCAGATGACATAATTCATGGATATGCTGAAAGTGGAAGATTTTCAAGTGTTGAATACAATACTTATCGTCCAAGCTTAATTCCAAGTGATTCATATATTGAAGAAGCTGATAGATGTAAAACAGTTATTATTGATGGAAAATATCCAGCTCACTTTTCAAATACACACTGAATTCATATTGTTACTACAACCGATTCAAAAGGTAATACTTATCAAGAAAAACACCATTATTACTCAACCCTGTTAAAAATTGATGCAAGATTTTTAGAAGATAAACATCAAACAATTTTTAGCCTAATGGCTTTAAACGGAAGAGGACTAAAAGCTATTCGTTTAGAAAATAATAATTTTAATAAGATTTTCAATCTCAGAATGAATGATGAAATTAAAGCTAGAATGATGTTTACGCCTTTAGCAATGGAGAATTTAACTTTATTACACCAAAATAATTTTAAATTTACCAATATTTCAGTGCCGGGTGTTTATGCAAATAATGATGTTATTTATATCTCATTTATGTCGCCTGCAGGCTTTGCTAAAATTGATTTACCAAAAGCACCTAGAAATAAGGAAAAAGTTACAAATTTCATTTATAAAGATATTTTACAAGACATTTATTCATTGTATTATTTATTACAATTAGTTTATATTCCGAATTACTTATACTAA
- a CDS encoding ribonuclease J: MKQKQPTQIFALGGVEEIGKSTLVVDHNDHIFIIDSGIKFADTFNTGVKGIIPDFSYLNQPEKKLEALFITHGHEDHIGGVVYLVQQTRLKKIFAPRIAIQYLQLKFEEHKIRRNIEFIEIEKNEVYNFPQGCKADFWTAQHSIPDAFGVRLSTPNGSIMCTGDFRFDYTPIGNYTDFARLDQIGKEGLTALLSDSTNAMRPNHSPSESDILTDIERHMRSAKKKIIITAFASNLTRVKVIIELAAKLNKKVITFGRSMIQGVKIGRKLGYINVGNDVIIDKKDLANVKDSDLVILTTGSQGEQLAALSRMSYGKHATIKITKGDMVIFSSSPIPGNRMVVELLVNRLYKLGAIIKENGVDGYLHTSGHAYKWEHDKIFTLTKPKYFLPYHGDYRMCLVHGQTAVENGVKPENVLIPEKGQVFEMLNGVITKTDRYVNYGPIYIDGNTVLSASENILKERSQLKDSGFVNIIFVLDKNKNAILSRPQVVTRGSFYVKTSKELIEEAKRVAHGAVLYHIKNNEKWTTKELEDIVKERLTTLFYKEKRRDPIIVPTIIYNDEANDPRLEKAKIKFSNNKEEVITEEPKKLRKSLQEELDKTRKSIFGDVENDQLDIDEEDEI; encoded by the coding sequence ATGAAACAAAAACAACCAACTCAAATTTTTGCCTTAGGTGGAGTTGAAGAAATTGGTAAATCAACCCTTGTAGTAGACCACAATGATCATATTTTTATTATTGATTCAGGGATAAAATTTGCTGATACTTTTAATACTGGAGTTAAAGGTATTATTCCAGATTTCTCTTATCTTAATCAACCTGAAAAGAAACTTGAGGCTCTTTTTATCACTCACGGTCACGAAGATCATATTGGTGGAGTAGTTTATTTAGTCCAACAAACAAGACTTAAAAAGATTTTTGCACCTAGAATTGCAATTCAATATTTACAACTTAAATTTGAAGAACACAAAATTAGAAGAAATATTGAATTTATCGAAATTGAAAAGAATGAAGTTTACAATTTTCCGCAAGGATGTAAAGCAGATTTTTGAACTGCTCAACACTCAATTCCTGATGCATTCGGAGTAAGATTAAGCACACCAAATGGTTCAATTATGTGTACTGGTGATTTTAGATTTGACTATACACCAATTGGAAACTATACGGACTTTGCTAGATTAGATCAAATCGGAAAAGAAGGGCTTACAGCACTCCTTTCAGATTCAACTAATGCTATGAGACCAAATCACTCTCCAAGTGAAAGTGATATTCTTACCGATATCGAACGTCACATGCGTTCAGCTAAAAAGAAAATTATTATTACAGCTTTCGCTTCTAACCTTACAAGAGTAAAGGTTATTATTGAATTAGCTGCAAAATTAAATAAAAAAGTTATTACATTTGGACGTTCAATGATCCAAGGAGTTAAAATTGGTAGAAAACTTGGTTACATTAATGTTGGAAATGATGTGATTATTGATAAAAAAGATTTAGCTAATGTCAAAGATTCAGACTTAGTTATTCTAACTACAGGTTCACAAGGAGAACAACTTGCTGCACTTTCTAGAATGTCATATGGAAAACATGCAACTATTAAAATAACTAAAGGAGATATGGTTATTTTCTCTTCTAGTCCTATTCCTGGAAACAGAATGGTGGTGGAGCTTCTTGTTAATAGACTTTATAAATTAGGTGCTATTATCAAAGAAAATGGAGTAGATGGATACTTACATACCTCGGGACACGCTTATAAGTGAGAACATGATAAGATTTTTACTTTAACTAAACCAAAATATTTCTTACCATATCACGGTGACTACAGAATGTGTCTTGTGCACGGACAAACAGCAGTAGAAAATGGAGTTAAACCTGAAAATGTACTTATTCCTGAAAAAGGACAAGTATTTGAAATGCTTAATGGTGTAATTACTAAAACTGACCGTTATGTAAATTATGGTCCTATTTACATTGATGGAAACACAGTTCTTTCAGCATCTGAAAATATTTTAAAAGAAAGGTCACAATTAAAAGATAGTGGTTTCGTTAATATTATTTTTGTTTTAGATAAAAACAAAAATGCAATCTTATCACGTCCACAGGTTGTTACTAGAGGAAGTTTTTATGTTAAAACTTCTAAAGAACTTATAGAAGAAGCTAAACGTGTAGCACATGGTGCGGTTTTATACCACATAAAAAATAATGAAAAATGAACCACAAAAGAACTTGAAGACATTGTTAAAGAACGTCTTACAACATTATTTTATAAAGAAAAACGTAGAGATCCAATCATAGTTCCTACAATCATTTATAATGATGAAGCTAATGATCCTAGGCTTGAAAAAGCTAAGATTAAATTCAGCAATAATAAAGAGGAAGTTATTACTGAAGAGCCTAAAAAACTTCGTAAGTCACTTCAAGAAGAACTTGATAAAACTAGAAAGTCAATTTTTGGTGATGTTGAAAATGATCAACTTGACATTGATGAAGAAGACGAAATTTAA
- a CDS encoding phosphoglycerate kinase — protein MKKTIDDLKLKGKKVLVRVDFNVPVNNGVITSTKRITAALPTINKIIKDGGKVILFSHLGRVKEAKDLVSKSLKPVAVELARELQRPVTFVPETRGALLEDTIAKMQNGDVVLVENTRFEDLNDKAESKNNPELGAYWASLGDVFVNDAFGTAHRAHASNVGISSNIKESALGYLMQKEVESLNKVITKPEHPYVAIIGGAKVSDKIQVLENLAKIADKMIIGGAMAYTFMAAKGEKTGTSLVEKDYINLAKEFLAKYGDKVILPVDHACAKEFKDVQPDFQEGSIKDGYMGLDLGPKSISNIKDALKGAKTVVWNGPMGVTEFEHYKNGTMAVCEAIAALKGAYSVVGGGDSVAAVEKLGMEQEFSHVSTGGGASLELLQGIKLPAVEAIQNKK, from the coding sequence ATGAAAAAAACTATTGATGATCTTAAATTAAAAGGTAAAAAAGTTTTAGTTAGAGTTGATTTCAATGTTCCTGTAAACAATGGAGTTATTACATCAACAAAAAGAATTACAGCTGCTTTACCAACAATTAATAAAATTATTAAAGATGGTGGAAAAGTTATTTTATTCTCACACCTTGGAAGAGTTAAAGAAGCTAAAGATTTAGTATCTAAATCACTTAAACCAGTTGCTGTTGAATTAGCAAGAGAATTACAACGTCCAGTAACTTTTGTTCCTGAAACAAGAGGAGCTTTACTTGAAGATACAATTGCTAAAATGCAAAATGGTGATGTTGTTTTAGTTGAAAACACACGTTTTGAAGACTTAAATGATAAAGCTGAATCAAAAAACAACCCAGAACTTGGAGCATACTGAGCTTCACTTGGTGATGTATTTGTAAATGATGCTTTTGGTACAGCACATAGAGCACATGCTTCAAATGTTGGAATTTCTTCAAACATTAAAGAATCAGCACTTGGATACTTAATGCAAAAAGAAGTTGAATCATTAAACAAAGTTATTACAAAACCTGAACATCCATATGTTGCAATTATTGGTGGAGCTAAAGTTTCAGATAAAATTCAAGTACTTGAAAACTTAGCTAAAATTGCTGACAAAATGATTATTGGTGGAGCTATGGCTTATACATTTATGGCTGCAAAAGGTGAAAAAACTGGAACATCACTTGTTGAAAAAGATTACATTAATTTAGCTAAAGAATTCTTAGCAAAATATGGTGATAAAGTTATTTTACCAGTTGACCATGCATGTGCGAAAGAATTTAAAGATGTACAACCAGATTTCCAAGAAGGCTCAATTAAAGATGGATACATGGGACTAGATTTAGGACCTAAATCAATTTCAAATATTAAAGATGCGCTTAAAGGCGCTAAAACAGTAGTTTGAAACGGACCTATGGGTGTAACTGAATTTGAACACTACAAAAATGGTACAATGGCTGTTTGTGAAGCTATTGCTGCATTAAAAGGAGCTTACTCAGTAGTTGGTGGAGGAGATTCTGTTGCTGCAGTTGAAAAACTTGGAATGGAACAAGAATTCTCACACGTTTCTACAGGTGGTGGAGCAAGCTTAGAATTACTTCAAGGTATTAAATTACCTGCTGTTGAAGCTATTCAAAATAAAAAATAA
- a CDS encoding TrmH family RNA methyltransferase, whose amino-acid sequence MLKITSKSNPKIKELKKLLTNKKYRLQEQKFIVEGYHLVQEAYDAGLLLETFEYSAAQPKYSNSILVTQEILKDLSDTVTPQNIIGVCKFPEVKKHGSKILYLDNLQDPGNVGTIIRLAKAFDIDTIYINQFDYFNPKTIRSSQGAFFSSNIISGKNGVEFLSKLKEEDFHIYATVLNEKALALNEVKFPDDKFVIIVGNEGNGVSLQVQELSDTLIYIPISFESLNVACATAIVLDKIRNRG is encoded by the coding sequence ATGTTGAAGATAACGAGCAAAAGTAACCCTAAAATCAAGGAATTAAAGAAATTATTAACTAATAAAAAATATCGTTTACAAGAACAAAAATTTATTGTTGAAGGATATCATTTAGTTCAAGAAGCCTATGATGCAGGGCTATTATTAGAAACCTTTGAATACAGCGCTGCACAGCCTAAATATTCAAATTCAATATTAGTTACTCAAGAAATTTTAAAAGACCTTAGTGATACTGTTACTCCACAAAATATTATTGGAGTATGTAAGTTCCCAGAAGTTAAAAAACATGGAAGTAAAATTTTATATCTAGATAATTTACAAGATCCAGGCAATGTTGGAACTATTATCCGTTTAGCTAAGGCTTTTGATATTGATACAATTTATATAAATCAATTTGATTATTTTAATCCTAAAACAATTCGTTCATCACAAGGAGCATTTTTTAGCAGTAATATTATTTCAGGTAAAAATGGGGTTGAATTTTTAAGCAAGCTTAAAGAAGAAGACTTTCATATCTATGCTACAGTGCTAAATGAAAAAGCGCTTGCATTAAATGAAGTTAAATTCCCTGATGATAAATTTGTTATTATAGTAGGAAATGAAGGAAATGGAGTTAGTTTACAAGTACAAGAGCTTAGTGACACACTTATATACATTCCAATTTCATTTGAAAGCTTAAACGTAGCTTGTGCAACAGCTATTGTGCTAGATAAAATAAGAAATAGAGGATAA
- a CDS encoding DivIVA domain-containing protein: protein MNKIKELSISIKDKKFSLNLEGYNKKEVDDFLQYLFINLVEEEDTKENLETQLNKYKELYKVEFDKNKVLEEENKRLSKEVEKIYE, encoded by the coding sequence ATGAATAAAATCAAAGAATTAAGCATTAGTATTAAAGATAAAAAGTTTTCTTTAAACCTTGAAGGCTACAATAAAAAAGAAGTTGATGATTTTTTACAATATTTATTCATTAATTTAGTTGAAGAAGAAGATACTAAAGAAAACTTAGAAACTCAATTAAATAAATACAAAGAATTATATAAAGTTGAATTTGATAAAAATAAAGTCCTTGAAGAAGAAAACAAAAGATTAAGTAAAGAAGTGGAGAAAATTTATGAATAA
- the ylqF gene encoding ribosome biogenesis GTPase YlqF, protein MNNENENKYQNLIQWYPGHMAKAMKDIRENANLADLFIVVLDARCPISSYNEDFDKVAPQKPRLFIITKSDLMDKNKKPLIEKRFKGENLLWLDLRKQSSKKVILNKIKSIMKEKIERNKAKGMLITRIKSFVVGVPNCGKSTLINLVSDKKTLKVANYPGVTREKKWVVNGEYLFLDTPGILLPKFDDQENAIKLLVTGAIKLENFPLEFCATKIYALISKYYPEKIQALGLQPSENDVDIYAQFHNYANLNKVFKEKGKVDLTRAYTLFINWAKNLNDVTYD, encoded by the coding sequence ATGAATAATGAAAATGAAAACAAGTATCAAAATTTAATTCAATGATATCCAGGTCACATGGCTAAAGCTATGAAGGACATTAGAGAAAATGCAAACTTAGCTGATTTATTTATTGTTGTTCTAGATGCTAGATGTCCAATTAGTTCATATAATGAAGATTTTGATAAAGTTGCTCCGCAAAAACCAAGATTATTTATTATTACTAAATCTGATTTAATGGATAAAAATAAAAAGCCTTTAATCGAAAAACGTTTTAAAGGTGAAAACCTTTTATGACTAGATTTAAGAAAGCAAAGTTCTAAAAAAGTTATTTTAAATAAAATTAAATCTATTATGAAAGAGAAAATTGAACGTAATAAAGCCAAAGGAATGTTAATTACTAGAATTAAATCTTTTGTTGTTGGAGTTCCTAATTGTGGTAAAAGCACTTTGATTAATTTAGTTTCTGATAAGAAAACATTAAAAGTTGCTAACTATCCAGGGGTAACTAGAGAAAAGAAATGAGTAGTTAATGGTGAATACTTATTTTTAGATACTCCAGGGATTTTACTTCCTAAATTTGATGATCAAGAAAATGCTATTAAACTTTTAGTAACAGGTGCTATAAAACTTGAAAACTTTCCACTTGAGTTTTGTGCAACTAAAATATATGCTTTAATTTCAAAATATTATCCTGAAAAAATTCAAGCTTTAGGTTTACAACCTAGTGAAAATGATGTTGATATTTATGCTCAATTCCATAATTATGCAAATTTAAATAAAGTGTTTAAAGAAAAAGGTAAAGTTGATTTAACTCGTGCTTATACTTTGTTTATAAATTGAGCTAAGAATTTAAATGATGTCACTTATGATTAA
- a CDS encoding IS1634 family transposase: MHEYTNRDVNLVFMDATTLYFETFVNTNENLKSKYTLKRSGYSKDGKFKEDQVVLGMVTDRNGIPLDFALLPGNVADSKTLIPTINELGEIYNLKNVTVIADKGMNDYQNKLFLKNNGLNYIFPVRLKAQSKKFKEYVISETDYKDIDGLLCKEVEQVNVTKENKAIKVRQVVIYDKYKAKRDAQLRNEVIERFNKVKDESGSATAKSMISYKKYKFFTEIQQSRFVMDMEKVHEDQKLDGYVVFETTRFDLTIREILEIYKNQWRIENNFRDLKSTLETRPMFVRKDEHVYGHITICFLALVVLNYLTWKVNYNQQMLTGVLDKVTTQQIIGAIKAANINYKKVDGIVTEEKCEITMI, encoded by the coding sequence ATCCATGAATATACCAACCGTGATGTTAATTTGGTATTCATGGACGCAACAACACTTTATTTTGAAACATTTGTTAATACAAATGAAAACTTAAAATCAAAATACACATTAAAAAGAAGTGGATATTCAAAAGATGGAAAATTCAAAGAGGATCAAGTTGTTCTTGGAATGGTTACAGATAGAAATGGAATTCCTTTAGATTTTGCATTACTACCAGGAAATGTTGCTGATTCAAAAACCTTAATACCCACAATTAATGAATTAGGGGAAATTTATAATCTTAAAAATGTAACAGTTATCGCAGATAAAGGGATGAATGATTATCAAAACAAACTATTTCTAAAAAATAATGGACTAAATTATATTTTTCCCGTTAGATTAAAGGCGCAAAGCAAAAAATTTAAAGAATACGTTATAAGTGAAACAGATTACAAAGATATAGATGGTTTATTATGCAAAGAAGTAGAACAAGTAAATGTAACTAAAGAAAATAAAGCCATAAAAGTAAGACAAGTAGTAATTTATGATAAATACAAAGCTAAAAGAGATGCTCAACTAAGAAATGAAGTCATCGAAAGATTTAATAAAGTTAAAGATGAAAGCGGCAGCGCAACTGCTAAAAGTATGATTTCATATAAAAAATATAAGTTTTTTACAGAAATCCAACAATCAAGATTTGTTATGGATATGGAAAAAGTACATGAAGATCAAAAACTAGATGGATATGTGGTTTTTGAAACTACAAGATTTGATTTAACTATTAGAGAAATTCTAGAAATATACAAAAATCAATGAAGAATTGAGAATAATTTTAGAGATTTAAAATCTACATTAGAAACAAGACCTATGTTTGTTAGAAAAGATGAACACGTTTACGGTCATATAACAATATGTTTTTTAGCATTAGTTGTTTTAAACTATTTAACTTGAAAGGTTAACTACAATCAACAAATGTTAACTGGTGTGTTAGATAAAGTAACAACACAACAAATAATCGGTGCTATTAAAGCAGCAAATATCAATTATAAAAAAGTTGATGGTATTGTAACAGAAGAAAAATGTGAAATAACGATGATATAA
- a CDS encoding tRNA (cytidine(34)-2'-O)-methyltransferase, translating to MLNIVLYQPEICPNTGNIIRTCFAIGAKLHIIKPISFDLHPKWLRRAGAGRMLSDIPHEVHKSYKDFAEKYGDKKIFYITRYGLKSYTDVDYKAEYQDKGEIWLMFGRESTGIDKKVLQDHLDDCLRIPMVSAMRSINLGNCVSILGFEVMRQLDFQDLSLYEVEKGKYFLRDYVEDNEQK from the coding sequence ATGTTAAATATAGTATTATACCAACCAGAAATTTGCCCTAATACAGGGAATATAATTCGTACATGTTTTGCTATCGGAGCAAAATTACACATTATCAAACCAATTAGTTTTGATTTACACCCTAAATGACTTAGAAGAGCAGGAGCAGGAAGAATGCTTTCAGATATTCCTCATGAAGTGCATAAATCATATAAAGATTTTGCTGAAAAATATGGTGATAAAAAAATCTTTTACATCACTCGTTATGGGCTAAAATCATACACCGATGTTGATTATAAAGCTGAATATCAAGATAAAGGAGAAATCTGATTAATGTTCGGGAGAGAGTCTACTGGAATTGATAAAAAAGTCCTACAAGACCACTTAGATGATTGTTTAAGAATTCCAATGGTTTCAGCAATGCGTTCAATTAATTTAGGTAACTGTGTAAGTATTCTTGGATTTGAAGTTATGAGACAACTTGATTTTCAAGACTTATCATTATACGAAGTTGAAAAAGGAAAATATTTCTTAAGAGATTATGTTGAAGATAACGAGCAAAAGTAA
- a CDS encoding MHO_4530 family protein: MPISSIIGVIIGVFVAITLFTFLFILLLYFFYARNSSGIILFKIDSNNNRVIRQSSKNYAFATIFDAQKFKFQQYNYIPLDTFLSILDEESSKYISNYIKEGIIKKQQIAFNFANNIKNSLNLYERLIYFFDKKCGVQNIYHLKIYPLENGEYNCIITWKRKNQTVELLNQEENSFYNAEFKGNTHIIIAFALKPFYITRNIESEYINEVFNQFDLNPKKTPIFKQNGFLFLVVSEKSKHTYLKYLHKAMQINNDISYSKCFIAATIFRNTKLATEYSREMLIAKISYSLFNILNEFKQYKNYINLPLDFINTKEFKEFNSQLIRYRNENSLLNKDLNNMHINYFPIKNYSSSKSSNLTIASVSNDSYDVIDNKWNQFFHKIPILNYEYENYWYDYVTKNSNKNNKNLLVKISQEVYLNKQLDNSENNPICLIYAYNNMFDHLNLKRKIDENFKNAIPTALYINEIDKALINIINDTKLKAIVIGDKVTSHLNNTKIYFDCINVINLASNNNIKVIYENPPVNLDELIILKAKVFACYYTNEDI, translated from the coding sequence ATGCCTATTTCATCTATCATCGGTGTAATAATTGGTGTCTTTGTGGCTATCACATTATTCACCTTTCTTTTTATCCTTCTGCTTTACTTCTTTTATGCAAGAAATTCTTCTGGTATCATTCTGTTTAAAATAGATAGTAACAACAATCGTGTTATTAGACAAAGTTCTAAAAATTATGCTTTCGCTACTATATTTGATGCTCAAAAGTTTAAATTTCAACAATACAATTACATTCCTCTTGATACATTTTTAAGTATTCTAGATGAAGAGAGTTCAAAATATATTTCAAACTACATTAAAGAAGGAATAATTAAAAAACAACAGATTGCCTTTAATTTTGCTAACAATATCAAAAACAGTTTAAACCTATATGAAAGACTTATTTATTTCTTTGATAAAAAATGTGGAGTTCAAAATATTTATCATTTAAAAATTTATCCACTTGAAAACGGTGAATATAATTGCATTATTACTTGAAAAAGAAAAAATCAAACAGTTGAATTGCTTAATCAAGAAGAAAATAGCTTTTATAATGCTGAATTTAAAGGAAATACGCATATAATTATTGCATTCGCTTTAAAGCCTTTTTATATCACTAGAAACATTGAAAGCGAATATATTAATGAAGTATTTAATCAGTTTGACTTAAACCCTAAAAAGACACCTATATTTAAACAAAATGGATTTTTATTCCTTGTAGTAAGCGAAAAAAGTAAACATACTTATTTAAAATATTTACATAAAGCTATGCAAATTAATAATGATATTAGCTATAGTAAATGTTTTATTGCGGCTACTATTTTTAGAAATACTAAATTAGCAACCGAATATTCTAGAGAAATGTTAATAGCTAAAATTTCTTATTCACTTTTTAACATTTTAAATGAATTCAAACAATATAAAAACTATATTAATTTACCACTTGATTTCATTAATACTAAAGAATTTAAGGAATTTAACTCGCAATTAATCCGTTACCGTAATGAGAATTCATTACTTAATAAAGATTTAAATAATATGCATATTAATTATTTCCCAATTAAGAATTATTCTTCAAGTAAATCATCTAATTTAACTATCGCATCAGTTTCAAATGATTCATATGATGTAATTGATAACAAATGAAATCAATTCTTCCATAAGATACCTATTTTAAATTATGAATATGAAAATTATTGATACGATTATGTTACTAAAAACTCCAACAAAAATAATAAAAACCTTCTAGTTAAAATTTCTCAAGAAGTTTATTTAAACAAACAATTAGATAACAGCGAAAACAATCCTATTTGTTTAATTTATGCTTACAATAATATGTTTGACCACTTAAACCTAAAAAGAAAAATAGATGAAAATTTCAAAAATGCAATACCTACAGCTTTATATATTAATGAAATTGATAAAGCTTTAATTAATATTATTAACGATACAAAGCTTAAAGCAATTGTTATTGGAGATAAGGTTACTTCGCATTTAAATAACACTAAAATTTATTTTGATTGTATTAATGTTATTAACCTTGCAAGCAACAATAATATTAAAGTTATTTATGAAAATCCACCAGTAAATTTAGATGAATTAATTATTTTAAAAGCCAAAGTATTTGCTTGTTATTACACAAATGAAGATATTTAA
- a CDS encoding LemA family protein, with protein sequence MSNLFNNANVPAEEGFQPVADNTPKPAVASIGAKIAVYLSFILIIPIFIYISQRNKYLRMQNSINEKASLIDVQLQKRADTLNKLVLQVKSYKIHEEKVFEDVAKLRSLTLSGNAAANSAEIEALNNSIFGRLMAVAENYPELKADGLYRDLMEETTYLEREIAASRRLYNSEANMFNASIMVFPGNVPASSMGLHSVPLFQANAKARADVDMNALGL encoded by the coding sequence ATGTCAAATTTATTTAACAATGCAAACGTTCCTGCTGAAGAAGGTTTCCAACCAGTAGCAGATAACACACCTAAACCAGCAGTAGCATCAATAGGGGCTAAAATAGCGGTTTACTTATCATTTATTTTAATCATTCCTATTTTTATTTATATCTCACAAAGAAACAAATATTTAAGAATGCAAAACAGCATCAATGAAAAAGCATCACTTATTGATGTACAATTACAAAAACGTGCTGATACATTAAATAAACTTGTATTACAAGTAAAATCATACAAAATCCATGAAGAAAAAGTATTTGAAGATGTTGCTAAATTACGTAGCTTAACACTCTCAGGAAATGCTGCAGCAAATTCAGCTGAAATTGAAGCTTTAAATAATTCTATTTTTGGACGTTTAATGGCTGTAGCTGAAAACTACCCAGAATTAAAAGCAGATGGTTTATATAGAGATTTAATGGAAGAAACAACATATCTTGAAAGAGAAATTGCAGCTTCAAGAAGATTATATAATTCAGAAGCTAATATGTTTAATGCTTCAATTATGGTGTTTCCAGGTAATGTTCCTGCTTCATCAATGGGATTACATTCAGTACCATTATTCCAAGCTAATGCAAAAGCTAGAGCTGATGTAGATATGAATGCATTAGGATTATAG